A window of the Lolium perenne isolate Kyuss_39 chromosome 7, Kyuss_2.0, whole genome shotgun sequence genome harbors these coding sequences:
- the LOC139833542 gene encoding uncharacterized protein encodes MNLDKFATALRLCWPWLEWKDSTKIWEGSTNPCSEEDMDTVYTATTIAIGNGCKTSFWDATQLEGGKPKDIAPLIFASSKRKSWKVNKALEGNAWVRKITLDESFTTDHLSQFVELWVKLQGVHLNEEVADDISWKLTANGQ; translated from the coding sequence ATGAACTTGGATAAATTTGCCACGGCTCTTCGTCTATGTTGGCCATGGCTTGAATGGAAGGATAGTACTAAGATTTGGGAGGGCTCCACCAACCCATGCTCCGAGGAGGACATGGACACCGTCTACACCGCAACTACCATTGCCATTGGTAACGGTTGCAAGACTTCCTTTTGGGACGCCACTCAGCTCGAAGGGGGGAAGCCCAAGGACATAGCACCTCTCATCTTCGCTTCCTCGAAAAGAAAATCTTGGAAGGTCAATAAAGCGTTGGAGGGCAATGCTTGGGTGCGGAAAATCACCCTTGATGAGAGCTTCACCACAGACCATCTTTCACAATTTGTGGAACTATGGGTAAAACTTCAAGGTGTGCATCTAAACGAGGAGGTCGCCGATGATATATCTTGGAAGCTCACGGCAAATGGGCAATAA